A region of Terriglobales bacterium DNA encodes the following proteins:
- a CDS encoding STAS domain-containing protein: protein MALELEVGRAEGVAVVVCRGRIVFGNETTEFSKTVRLLLSEDPRIVLHLGAVQTIDSGGLGTLMGLVASARRAQGDLRLCSVSPKVREVLLITKLLDVVQVYPDEAAAVAAFRGSAADPANARAPGEER from the coding sequence ATGGCGCTGGAGCTGGAAGTCGGGCGGGCGGAGGGAGTGGCGGTGGTGGTGTGCCGCGGCCGCATCGTCTTCGGCAACGAGACCACGGAGTTCTCCAAGACCGTACGGCTCCTGCTCTCCGAGGACCCGCGCATCGTGCTGCACCTGGGAGCCGTGCAGACCATCGACAGCGGCGGCTTGGGCACGCTGATGGGGCTGGTGGCCTCGGCCCGCCGCGCCCAGGGGGACCTGAGGCTTTGCAGCGTCTCTCCCAAGGTGCGCGAAGTGCTGCTGATCACCAAGCTCCTGGACGTGGTCCAAGTCTATCCCGACGAGGCTGCTGCGGTGGCTGCCTTTCGGGGCTCCGCGGCGGATCCGGCAAACGCGCGGGCCCCTGGGGAAGAGCGCTAG
- a CDS encoding PilZ domain-containing protein, with translation MTHKDTSPFVVEQWSEARRWERYPIDVRLKVTSTRGGVRTIVYGRGSDVSEGGMSAYVALELNLGSSVEMEVTLPYAQQPLKVKARVRSREGLRYGLEFLSLTPPEREVILRTCKALALVQ, from the coding sequence ATGACCCACAAAGACACATCGCCGTTCGTGGTGGAGCAGTGGAGCGAGGCCCGGCGGTGGGAGCGCTATCCCATCGACGTGCGCCTCAAGGTGACCTCCACCCGCGGCGGGGTGCGCACCATCGTGTATGGCCGGGGCAGCGACGTGAGCGAGGGTGGCATGTCCGCTTATGTCGCCCTGGAACTCAACCTGGGCAGCAGTGTCGAGATGGAGGTGACGCTGCCCTATGCCCAGCAGCCCCTCAAGGTGAAGGCGCGAGTACGCAGCCGCGAGGGGTTGCGCTACGGGCTGGAGTTCCTTTCGTTGACGCCCCCGGAGCGCGAGGTGATCCTGAGGACCTGCAAGGCGCTGGCCTTGGTGCAATAG
- a CDS encoding DUF4395 family protein, with protein sequence MARTAEEKFMQQQGFAGEEPVRLVPHFRATRFQPFIVGPLMLLAVIFQLRLLFIALAAVLVWNVALPQWNPFERFYDRAIGKRHGLPPLPPAPGPRRFAQGLAAVFMLAAGVAISLGWQITAYVFEGMLVVAFSALLGGKFCLGAYLFQLLRGQTSLANATCPWSRD encoded by the coding sequence ATGGCCCGCACCGCAGAAGAAAAGTTCATGCAGCAGCAGGGCTTCGCGGGCGAGGAGCCGGTGCGGCTGGTGCCGCACTTCCGCGCCACGCGCTTTCAGCCCTTCATCGTCGGCCCGCTCATGCTGCTAGCCGTGATCTTCCAGTTGCGCCTGCTCTTCATCGCGCTGGCCGCGGTTCTGGTCTGGAACGTGGCCCTGCCCCAGTGGAATCCCTTCGAGCGCTTCTACGATCGGGCGATCGGGAAACGCCACGGCCTGCCGCCGCTCCCACCCGCGCCCGGTCCGCGCCGCTTCGCCCAGGGCCTGGCGGCAGTCTTCATGCTGGCCGCAGGCGTCGCCATCTCCCTGGGCTGGCAGATCACCGCCTACGTATTTGAAGGCATGCTGGTCGTGGCTTTCAGCGCGCTTCTTGGCGGGAAGTTCTGCCTGGGGGCATACCTCTTCCAGCTCCTGCGCGGGCAGACTTCGCTGGCCAACGCCACCTGCCCGTGGTCGCGCGACTGA
- a CDS encoding prepilin-type N-terminal cleavage/methylation domain-containing protein, whose product MKKQKGFSLIELLIVVAIILIIAAIAIPNLLRSRIAANEASAVGSIRTINTSEVTYSSTYGTGFAPLVNLGGPNPCPNPPTAASACLLDSVLSQAPNQKSGYTFRTPNPGALGTTAAPNVVYQVTADPITAGQTGTRHFFSDESGVIRFNATAAATSNDAPLQ is encoded by the coding sequence ATGAAGAAACAGAAAGGCTTCTCACTGATCGAGCTGCTGATCGTGGTGGCGATCATTCTGATCATCGCTGCCATCGCCATCCCGAACCTGCTGCGTTCGCGCATTGCCGCCAACGAAGCGTCGGCGGTGGGCTCGATCCGCACCATCAACACGTCCGAGGTCACCTACTCCTCGACGTACGGCACCGGTTTCGCGCCCCTGGTCAACCTGGGTGGCCCGAACCCCTGCCCCAACCCGCCTACGGCCGCCAGCGCTTGCTTGCTGGACTCTGTGCTGTCGCAGGCTCCCAACCAGAAGAGTGGCTACACCTTCCGCACTCCGAACCCGGGCGCGCTGGGGACGACCGCCGCTCCGAACGTGGTGTACCAGGTGACGGCGGACCCCATCACCGCGGGTCAGACCGGCACGCGTCACTTCTTCTCGGATGAGTCGGGCGTGATTCGCTTCAACGCGACCGCCGCGGCCACCTCCAACGACGCGCCGCTGCAGTAA
- a CDS encoding NAD(P)-dependent alcohol dehydrogenase gives MKAAVYTRYGSPDVVEIRDIEKPVPKDDEVLLKVRAAAVNPADWRLLGGVPSIFRVLFRVPTPSIAQPGRLGHDVAGVVEAVGRSVTRLKPGDAVFGGCHGALAEYACASESKLAIKPPGMTFEQAASAPVAALTALQGLRDKGHIQPGQRVLINGAAGGVGTFAVQIAKSFGAEVTGVCSARNLEMVRALGADWVIDYTRQDFTRGGERYDLLLDNVGNRSLSDCRRVLSPKGICVLAGAPKKPGGFLLRALLAMMRSRFASQKFVMFIAKINQEDLAVVGDLVETRKMTPVIDRHYSLQEVPEALRYLEEGHARGKVVITFPGADPT, from the coding sequence ATGAAAGCCGCCGTCTACACCCGCTACGGTTCCCCGGACGTCGTCGAGATCCGGGACATCGAGAAGCCCGTTCCCAAGGACGACGAGGTGCTGCTCAAGGTGCGCGCGGCCGCCGTGAATCCCGCCGATTGGCGTCTCCTGGGGGGCGTGCCGTCCATCTTCCGCGTCCTCTTCCGTGTCCCCACTCCAAGCATCGCGCAGCCTGGGCGTCTTGGACACGATGTGGCCGGCGTGGTGGAAGCGGTGGGCCGGAGCGTGACCCGGCTCAAGCCCGGCGACGCCGTGTTCGGAGGGTGTCACGGTGCCCTGGCTGAGTATGCGTGCGCTTCCGAATCGAAGCTGGCCATCAAGCCGCCCGGCATGACCTTCGAGCAGGCGGCTTCGGCGCCGGTGGCGGCCCTCACCGCCCTGCAGGGCCTGCGCGACAAGGGACACATCCAGCCCGGACAAAGGGTCCTGATCAATGGTGCGGCCGGAGGCGTGGGCACGTTCGCCGTTCAGATCGCCAAGTCTTTCGGCGCCGAGGTCACCGGCGTATGCAGCGCGCGGAACCTGGAGATGGTGCGCGCGCTGGGCGCGGACTGGGTCATCGACTACACGCGGCAGGACTTCACGCGCGGCGGGGAACGGTATGACCTGCTCCTCGACAACGTGGGGAACCGTTCCTTGTCGGACTGCCGGCGCGTCCTGAGCCCCAAGGGCATCTGCGTTCTCGCCGGAGCGCCCAAGAAGCCCGGGGGATTTCTGCTTCGCGCGCTGCTGGCAATGATGCGGTCACGGTTCGCGAGCCAGAAGTTCGTGATGTTCATAGCGAAGATCAACCAGGAAGACCTGGCCGTCGTGGGCGATCTTGTAGAGACGAGAAAGATGACACCGGTGATCGACCGGCATTACAGCTTGCAGGAGGTCCCGGAGGCTCTCCGGTACCTGGAAGAAGGGCACGCTCGGGGGAAGGTCGTGATCACCTTCCCCGGCGCCGACCCAACTTAG
- a CDS encoding PilZ domain-containing protein: MGSQAQERASMRQRVNVCGEVLCPEPACPKHLALVRDVSASGVFLYCNLDPPIGTDLTVTFTMPGAEGYVEVFCRGKVVRREQYPAGAATGIAAKLYRQEISALS; the protein is encoded by the coding sequence ATGGGCAGCCAGGCGCAGGAGCGCGCCAGCATGCGGCAGCGAGTCAATGTCTGCGGCGAGGTGCTCTGCCCGGAGCCTGCCTGTCCTAAACATCTTGCCCTGGTCCGCGACGTCAGCGCCAGCGGCGTCTTCCTCTACTGCAATCTCGATCCCCCGATAGGGACCGATCTGACCGTCACCTTCACCATGCCCGGCGCCGAGGGCTATGTCGAAGTGTTCTGCCGCGGCAAGGTGGTGCGCCGGGAGCAGTATCCGGCGGGAGCCGCCACCGGCATCGCCGCCAAGCTCTACCGCCAGGAGATCTCCGCTCTGAGCTAG
- a CDS encoding DUF1801 domain-containing protein, whose protein sequence is MKRRVPVESASAFIDEKIKELGDWRGKTLAKVRAIIHAADPEIVEERKWAKPTNPGTPVWSHGGIVCTGETYKSVVKLTFPKGAALKDPSRLFNSSLEGNARRAIDIHEGDTVDEAALQKLIRAAVALNLKGKGKLKS, encoded by the coding sequence ATGAAAAGGCGCGTTCCGGTGGAATCTGCCTCTGCCTTCATCGACGAGAAGATCAAGGAACTTGGGGACTGGCGCGGGAAGACGCTCGCGAAAGTGCGCGCCATCATCCACGCGGCAGACCCGGAGATCGTCGAGGAGCGGAAGTGGGCGAAGCCCACGAACCCCGGAACGCCGGTCTGGTCCCACGGCGGCATCGTGTGCACGGGAGAGACCTACAAGAGCGTCGTCAAGTTGACATTTCCCAAGGGGGCTGCGTTGAAGGACCCTTCCCGTCTATTCAACTCCAGCCTCGAGGGGAACGCCAGGCGCGCCATCGATATCCACGAGGGCGACACGGTCGATGAGGCGGCCTTGCAGAAGCTCATCCGCGCTGCCGTGGCGCTCAATCTGAAGGGCAAGGGTAAGTTGAAGTCCTGA